The DNA window GCGCGGGACTGTCGCGCTTGGGCCTCTGCGAGAGACACGGTTCGTCCTCGGTGACCCTCATTGCAGCGCTTTTGGAACAGTGTCGAGCGACGCCGCCGTTCAGCTGAACATGGGGTTTTGCAGATTAACGAGCGGACCTTGTTCCCAGGTGAAGGGTGTGGCCTTCTGCACATCCCACAGTTCGCCTGTTTGCCGGTAGTCAGGTGTAAGGCGGCGGGCGGCCACGAGTGCGCCGGCGATGTGATGGCCGCCGAGGCCGAGGGCGTAGGCGGCGCTGTTGATCCGTGCGCCAGTTGTGCTGACGTCGTCAATTAGCAGGACTCTCCGGGGTGTCGCGTCGAGGGGACGGAATCCATCTTTTGCGGGCTTATTCCAGTCGAGTTCGTCCGGCCCACGCTCAAGAAGTTGTACCACTGGGACAGTCAGCGGAAGTTCCCTGAGCAGGGATTCGAGTGGATGGGGTGCGGGGCGGCTTGAGGACGGGACGACGGCGATGACGTCGATTGGGCTTCTAATGATGAGTCGGCTGCCGTGTTCGTGAAAGAATCTCGCGTAGAAGGCCTTTACGACGTCTATGTACTCTGGAATGAAAGGCTCACTGCCGTCGAGACGGCCTTTGTAGCACGTCAGCC is part of the Mycolicibacterium tusciae JS617 genome and encodes:
- a CDS encoding phosphoribosyltransferase: MISLYEKHSQMREWLTCYKGRLDGSEPFIPEYIDVVKAFYARFFHEHGSRLIIRSPIDVIAVVPSSSRPAPHPLESLLRELPLTVPVVQLLERGPDELDWNKPAKDGFRPLDATPRRVLLIDDVSTTGARINSAAYALGLGGHHIAGALVAARRLTPDYRQTGELWDVQKATPFTWEQGPLVNLQNPMFS